The sequence GGAACGGGAACGGAATGTCGCTGTAGTGGAACGGCCACGGCATCAGGGTGTAGTACCAGACTTGCATCGGCTCTCCCGGTGGATCGGCTACGCCCGCCGCGCCACGATATCATGACGGGCGAGAATTCACCACGGCGAGGGGCACAGAATGGCTCGGCAGAACGGTGTGACGGTTCAGGGGCTGATCCACTGGGCGATCCCGGTCAACGATCTGGCGGATTCCATTCGGTTCTACACGCAGGTTCTGGGGATGGAGGATGGCGGTCCCGTAGGGGACCGAATGCACTGCGTCCGGTTCGCCGGGACGGATGTGTTGCTGTGCCGCCTCGACAGCCCACAGGATCCGCGTGGGCCGCGCAACGGCTCGGTGCACATAGCATTTCGTGTCGCGCCCGAGGATTTCGACAACGCGGCGGCCCACATGCGGGAATGGGGCGTAGACGTGCAACGGCCGACCGGGCCCCCCGCAACGATTCGGGGCGACGTCGAGCACCGCGCGGCCGGGACGTTCGTGGGCCGGTCGCTGTACTTCAACGACCCGTCAGGGAACCGCCTGGAGATCCACGATCCGGCCGCGGCACCGTAGGCGGAAGATCGAGACCGGTCTGGGGATCCCCGGAGGCGGCATCGGCGCTGATGCGCATGACGCGACCGCCGACGGGCGCCCACTGGCGCCCAGCTATACTTTCGTGGGAATGCTTGACTAGCGACGCTACGATGCGCCGCTCGTATACCGCGTAATCGCTCGACAGCGGACACGGCCCGCGTCCGGTCTGCACTTCTCGTCGCCGGGGCCCGTGGCGCAACGGCAGCGCAGTGGACTTTTAATCCATTGGTTGAGGGTTCGAATCCCTCCGGGCCCACCAGCTCAGGCACAAATGCTGAACTTCCTGAATTACTTCCGAGGCTCGAATTTGGCGATCGACAAAGTGCGCCTTCCAGAGCGTGTCGATCCAGTTCTCTCGCATGCGCTCTTTAGCGATCAGCTCAAGGAGTTCTTCGGTTCGGGCCCCTTCGTCTGAGAGACGCACCGACCGAAACAGCTTCTCCTCGAACGGGACCACCGCGTGCGCGTTGTAGACGCGGTACTCGTCGCCATCGGTGAGGACAACCCACTGGACGCCGGCATGCATCGCGTAGACCAGGATCTGGTCCGGCCTGTGCCGATCGTCCATGTTGGCATCGAGCGGCTTTGCTTCGACAAAAAGCCGCGGTGTCCGATGAATCAGGAGAGCGTAGTCTACCGGGCTATCACTGGATAGGCGACGGTACTCGTGGCAGACCTCGTCGACCTCCTCGATGTCCCAGCCGAGCGTACGCAGGGTGGGCGCGATGAGCGCGGCCTTGCTCGTTCATCGACGTGCCGCGCAGCCGGCCAATGCGCTCGCGAACCTG is a genomic window of Chloroflexota bacterium containing:
- a CDS encoding VOC family protein — encoded protein: MARQNGVTVQGLIHWAIPVNDLADSIRFYTQVLGMEDGGPVGDRMHCVRFAGTDVLLCRLDSPQDPRGPRNGSVHIAFRVAPEDFDNAAAHMREWGVDVQRPTGPPATIRGDVEHRAAGTFVGRSLYFNDPSGNRLEIHDPAAAP